A window of the Tessaracoccus sp. MC1865 genome harbors these coding sequences:
- a CDS encoding NAD(P)-dependent oxidoreductase encodes MKVVIPSTFPGGAPQFEGAEVVVVPPDQAVPEAHLDADVLVVWGQPQTVIDDAARRMIGLRLVQGLAAGADSVLAAGFDDDVVLANGVGLHDDNVAEHILALTLALVRFLPLALVRKSERHWDHHLGGAVSARGDDGRVVSLRGAKVTVWGFGSIGATVAPLLKSLGAEVTGVARSAGERHGFPVVADEGLDEVLADTDVLVMILPSLESTAKALGAERLAALKDGALLVNVGRGTTVDEEALVAALRSGRLAAAALDVTAVEPLPAESPLWDEPNVLITPHIASDRPTGASEFVARQVSALATGGQLRNVLR; translated from the coding sequence ATGAAGGTTGTGATTCCCAGCACTTTTCCCGGCGGAGCGCCGCAGTTCGAGGGCGCGGAGGTCGTCGTCGTGCCGCCCGACCAGGCGGTGCCCGAAGCGCACCTCGACGCCGACGTGCTCGTCGTGTGGGGGCAGCCCCAGACGGTGATCGACGACGCCGCCCGGCGGATGATCGGCCTCCGGCTGGTGCAGGGCCTGGCGGCCGGTGCGGACAGCGTGCTGGCGGCGGGGTTCGACGATGACGTGGTGCTCGCCAACGGCGTCGGGCTGCACGACGACAATGTCGCTGAACACATCCTGGCCCTGACGCTGGCGCTGGTGCGTTTCCTGCCGTTGGCGCTGGTCAGGAAGAGTGAGCGCCACTGGGACCACCACCTGGGCGGTGCGGTGTCTGCCCGCGGGGACGACGGCCGCGTCGTGAGCCTGCGCGGGGCGAAGGTGACGGTCTGGGGCTTCGGGTCGATCGGGGCCACCGTCGCGCCGTTGCTGAAGTCGTTGGGCGCGGAGGTGACCGGTGTCGCCAGGAGCGCGGGTGAGCGGCACGGGTTCCCGGTGGTCGCCGATGAGGGACTCGACGAGGTGCTCGCGGACACCGACGTGCTGGTCATGATCCTGCCCAGCCTGGAATCGACGGCGAAGGCGCTGGGCGCAGAGCGATTGGCGGCCCTCAAGGACGGCGCGCTGCTGGTCAACGTGGGGCGTGGCACCACCGTCGACGAGGAGGCGCTCGTGGCGGCGCTGCGCTCGGGTCGCCTGGCCGCTGCAGCGCTCGATGTGACGGCGGTGGAGCCGTTGCCCGCGGAGTCGCCGTTGTGGGACGAGCCGAACGTGCTGATCACCCCCCACATCGCCAGCGACCGGCCCACCGGTGCCTCGGAGTTCGTGGCGCGGCAGGTGAGCGCGCTGGCGACGGGCGGTCAGCT
- a CDS encoding glycine--tRNA ligase: MQDALRRLSDYWTSKGCLTWQPFNSEVGAGTMNPATVLRVLGPEPWDVAYVEPSVRPDDSRYGENPNRLQMHTQFQVILKPEPGNPQELYLGSLEALGIDLSAHDVRFVEDNWQQPAIGAWGLGWEVWLDGMEITQFTYFQQVGGQNLDPIPVELTYGVERILMAQQGVTHFKDIVYSIAADGRPVTYGEAFGQQEYEMSRYYLDDADVDANRRLYETYVAEATRMVEARLPVPAHGYILKSSHAFNVMDARGAISTTERAKAFATMRRLMRDTAALWIERREELGFPLLHEAAVGEQAAPAVDAGTLSDDPQTLALEIGVEELPPHVVPQTIEAVRTALTEKLAATRLSYGDITVEGTPRRIVAVVDGVAAREPDAEQLRKGPKWSAAFDADGNPTQPLEGFMRGQGVTADQIVRAEIGGNEHAAVSVKVDGRHVVDVAAEAISSIIGGLRAEKNMRWNDANLSFSRAIRWLVVLWGDTVVPVNVSGLTAGRTTYLQRAVQGQDSGRRSDGALVGFVEVATAADLLPTIQQGSILLSSEDRRASVVSQAEALARGVGGTIDVDAESSVIDEITNLVEDPRGVLGNFDERYLDLPEQILTAVMRKHQRYLPIYRDGRLAAHFVTMANGLCDDDVVRAGNESVIRARYEDALFFWNADLAAEGVDGFVPGLDKLTFEDRLGSVGMRARRIADVAGRLADRLGIDGTDRETLTRAGQLAKFDLATQMVVEMSSLAGFIAREYAVRKGETQAVADALFEMEQPHTSADAVPASVPGALLALGDRFDLLAAMFALGAKPTGSSDPFGLRRAALGVVRILRESAGTPLERLTVRAGLEDAVARLAEQGVDVAPDAVESALEFTIGRFAQLLRDEGTSADLVTAILPAADAPGRAARLLGELAGAQSDQALRDLVSTNVRITRILPDGVAAGYDAARLTEPAEVALKEAVEAVGAGIAEQPIAEVVTHTAPVVRAAGTFFDDILVNAEDLAVRAARQGLLASVLALSPEGIDWKALDIALN; the protein is encoded by the coding sequence ATGCAAGATGCCCTCCGCCGTCTTTCCGACTACTGGACCTCGAAGGGGTGCCTGACCTGGCAACCGTTCAACAGTGAGGTCGGTGCCGGAACGATGAACCCCGCCACCGTGCTGCGCGTGCTCGGGCCTGAGCCGTGGGACGTGGCGTACGTGGAGCCTTCGGTGCGCCCGGATGATTCCCGCTACGGCGAGAACCCCAACCGCCTGCAGATGCACACCCAGTTCCAGGTGATCCTGAAGCCGGAGCCCGGCAACCCGCAGGAGCTGTACCTCGGCTCGCTCGAGGCGCTCGGCATCGACCTGTCCGCCCACGACGTGCGCTTCGTCGAGGACAACTGGCAGCAGCCCGCCATCGGCGCGTGGGGACTCGGCTGGGAGGTCTGGCTCGACGGGATGGAGATCACGCAGTTCACGTACTTCCAGCAGGTGGGCGGGCAGAACCTCGACCCCATCCCGGTGGAGCTCACCTACGGCGTCGAACGCATCCTGATGGCACAGCAGGGCGTGACGCACTTCAAGGACATCGTCTACTCGATCGCCGCGGACGGCCGCCCCGTCACGTACGGCGAGGCCTTCGGCCAGCAGGAGTACGAGATGAGCCGCTACTACCTGGACGACGCTGACGTCGATGCCAACCGTCGCCTGTACGAGACCTACGTGGCCGAGGCCACCCGGATGGTGGAGGCCCGCCTCCCCGTGCCGGCGCACGGCTACATCCTGAAGTCGAGCCACGCGTTCAACGTCATGGACGCCCGCGGCGCGATCTCCACCACCGAGCGCGCCAAGGCCTTCGCGACCATGCGCAGACTCATGCGCGACACCGCCGCCCTCTGGATCGAGCGCCGTGAGGAGCTCGGCTTCCCGCTGCTGCACGAGGCTGCCGTCGGGGAGCAGGCTGCGCCCGCCGTCGACGCCGGCACGCTGAGCGACGACCCGCAGACGCTCGCCTTGGAGATCGGTGTCGAGGAACTCCCTCCGCACGTCGTGCCGCAGACCATCGAGGCCGTGCGCACCGCACTCACCGAGAAGCTCGCCGCCACGCGCCTCAGCTACGGCGACATCACGGTGGAGGGCACCCCCCGCCGCATCGTCGCAGTGGTCGACGGCGTGGCCGCCCGCGAACCCGACGCCGAGCAGTTGCGCAAGGGCCCCAAGTGGAGCGCCGCGTTCGACGCCGACGGCAACCCCACCCAGCCGCTCGAGGGCTTCATGCGCGGCCAGGGCGTCACGGCGGATCAGATCGTGCGCGCCGAGATCGGCGGCAACGAGCACGCCGCGGTGTCGGTGAAGGTCGACGGCCGCCACGTCGTGGATGTGGCCGCCGAGGCCATCTCCTCCATCATCGGTGGTCTTCGCGCCGAGAAGAACATGCGCTGGAACGACGCCAACCTGTCGTTCTCCCGCGCCATCCGCTGGCTCGTCGTGCTCTGGGGCGACACCGTCGTCCCGGTCAACGTCTCGGGGCTGACGGCGGGCCGCACCACCTACCTCCAGCGCGCGGTCCAGGGCCAGGACAGCGGCAGGCGTTCCGACGGTGCCCTCGTCGGGTTCGTCGAGGTGGCCACCGCCGCAGACCTGCTGCCCACCATCCAGCAGGGCTCCATCCTGCTCAGCTCCGAGGACCGCCGCGCCTCCGTCGTCAGCCAGGCCGAGGCCCTCGCCCGGGGCGTGGGCGGCACCATCGACGTCGACGCCGAGTCCTCCGTCATCGACGAGATCACCAACCTCGTGGAGGACCCCCGGGGTGTGCTGGGCAACTTCGACGAGCGCTACCTCGACCTGCCCGAGCAGATCCTGACCGCCGTCATGCGCAAGCATCAGCGGTACCTCCCCATCTACCGCGATGGCAGGCTCGCTGCGCACTTCGTCACCATGGCCAACGGCCTGTGCGACGACGACGTGGTGCGCGCCGGCAACGAATCCGTCATCCGCGCCCGCTACGAGGATGCGCTGTTCTTCTGGAACGCCGACCTCGCCGCAGAGGGCGTGGACGGCTTCGTGCCCGGCTTGGACAAGCTCACGTTCGAAGATCGCCTCGGCTCGGTGGGCATGCGCGCGCGCCGCATCGCCGATGTCGCCGGCAGGCTGGCAGACCGGCTCGGCATCGACGGCACGGACCGCGAGACCCTGACGCGCGCCGGGCAGCTCGCCAAGTTCGACCTGGCCACCCAGATGGTGGTCGAGATGAGCTCGCTGGCCGGCTTCATCGCCCGCGAGTACGCCGTCCGCAAGGGCGAGACCCAGGCGGTGGCGGACGCGCTGTTCGAGATGGAGCAGCCGCACACCTCCGCCGACGCCGTGCCCGCCTCCGTCCCCGGTGCGCTGCTGGCGCTGGGCGACCGCTTCGACCTACTCGCCGCCATGTTCGCGCTCGGCGCCAAGCCCACCGGCTCCTCAGACCCGTTCGGCCTGCGTCGCGCCGCCCTCGGCGTCGTGCGCATCCTGCGCGAATCGGCCGGCACCCCGCTGGAACGCCTCACCGTGCGGGCCGGGCTCGAGGACGCCGTCGCACGGCTGGCTGAGCAGGGCGTCGACGTGGCCCCGGACGCCGTCGAATCCGCCCTGGAGTTCACCATCGGCCGCTTCGCGCAGCTGCTGCGCGACGAGGGCACCTCCGCAGACCTCGTGACGGCGATCCTGCCCGCGGCGGACGCGCCCGGGCGCGCCGCCCGCCTGCTGGGCGAACTCGCCGGGGCGCAGTCGGACCAGGCGCTGCGTGACCTCGTGTCCACCAACGTGCGCATCACCCGCATCCTGCCCGACGGTGTTGCGGCCGGCTACGACGCGGCGCGCCTGACCGAACCCGCTGAGGTGGCCCTCAAGGAGGCCGTCGAGGCGGTCGGGGCGGGCATCGCCGAGCAGCCCATCGCCGAGGTGGTGACGCACACCGCCCCGGTGGTGCGGGCCGCGGGGACGTTCTTCGACGACATCCTCGTCAACGCGGAGGACCTCGCAGTCCGCGCCGCCCGCCAGGGTCTCCTGGCGTCGGTGCTGGCGTTGTCGCCGGAGGGCATCGATTGGAAGGCCCTCGACATCGCGCTGAACTGA